ACTTCGTACCACCTCCTGAAACACCATCATatccacagtgaggagagacctttTCAATGTTCTTACTGTGAGAAAAACTATAAAAGGAAAAGAGATCTGTTGAGCCATAAACtcactcacaccggggagaagccgttcacctgcaccgtttgtgggaaaggattcgccCGTTCATTcgatctgctgacacaccaacttgttcatactgatcagaggccGTTTAAatatcctgactgtgagaagagctttaaaagccggAAGGATCTGCTGACACATGAACACACTCAAACCAGGGAGAGACCTTTCATCTGTTCTTTCTGTGGGAAAGGTTTCTCTTGGAAGTCCAACCTACTTAAGCACCAGcggagtcacactggggagaggccgttcatctgctcagtgtgtgggaagggattcattcagtcatcccacatgctgagacaccagcgagttcacaagtgactgcagggattggatttggattctgctgttaatctcATCTGGACTGAACCATCTTCACTCTGACAGCTAGAGTTTGTTGCTGCTGGTATTAATAAGCCTGAAAGCTGGGGTGTGCATTGATGTTCTGTATAAATATTGATTAAATCAGCTTTGATTCAGACACTGTGTTTTGAATATTCGGTTTCCTCAATGATAAGAGGAGACTGATTGATCTCCTGTTACTGATTGGGACATTATTTTTGATCTTTTCTTACTCTGAATGATTTCTGTTCTCTGGTTCACCTTCTCCCAGATTAAACACTGAGCTTTCATCAATCCTATCAATCTGTTGGAGACATTGGGCGGTTGGTGAATTTCACCTGATGTTGGTGTCAGTTGCCCTCGGAAGATTTCCCAGTTTTCTGAAATTCCAGTGTGGTTCTGTGTTGAATTAATGATCCGAGTTTCAGTTCCAATGCTGATGCTGGAGGGCCTGTGCTGACAGAACCACAGAATCATTACAgttcaggaagaggccattcagcccatcgagtctgcactgctcactgaaagaacatcctacctaatcccactcccctgccttatccctgtaaccttgcacattctttcttttcagataacaatccaattcccgtTTAAATACCTTGATTGgagctgcctccatcaccctcttaAGATGTTCGTTCCAgacaccaaccaccctctgggtgaaaaccttTTTCCTCGCATCACTTCTGTTCCTTTtgctaattattttgaatctgtgctctcCAGTTCTTGATGTACTCCAGAAGGGAAATAGATTTTCATTATTTACCCCGTCTAAAGCCCTCAGGATCTTGATTACCTCTACAAGTCTCcaatcagccttcttttctccacggAAAACAGACCCAACGTCTTCTCATATttatccctggaaacattcttgggaaccttctctggactctgagtgctttgctcagccatttcagagggcattttaagagtcaaccactttgctgtgggtctggaatctcaTGTGGGCCGCACCAGGTAAGGGCaggagatttcctttcctaaaggacatgagtgaaccagataggtttttatgccaatcaatgatggtttcatggtcattattagacttttaaatccagatttttaaaaactgaattcacATTCCACCATTCCAAATACTAAGAAGTTAATTTCTGGACTAAAGAATTGTGAGTTCTTCgacgatgtaacaagcaaagtggataatggggatcctgtagatgtagtgtatctggacttctggaaggtgtttgataagttGCCACAAAGAAGGTTAATTGACaaagtgagatcacatgggattaggataatttattagcttggatagaagactggcagaaggacaggagacagagagtcaggataaatagttcttattctggatggcaagatgtaactagtgggctgccacagggttcggtccttgggccccagttatttacaatctatattaacgacttggatacagggatagaaggttcaaaAACCAAATTCGCAGATTACACAAATATAGGTGGGACAGTAAActgcaatgagaaaataagaaccttacaaatggatatcgataggttaggagagtgggccaaaatgtggcaaatggagtttaactcctatgcagagggatctgggtgtctttgtgcatgagtcacagaaaacgagcatccaGGTgccgcagataataaggaaagcaaatggaatgttagcaaaaggaattgagtaaggaagtgttgttgcaactatacaaggcattggtaatgttgcacctggagtattgtgcacagttttgtcccCTTATTTGTGAAAGATGTAgtcgcattggaggcagttccgaggaggttcactagattgattccagagatgaggggtttgtcgtatgaggagagattgaacagtttaggcctatactctctggagtttagaagaatgaggggcgatctaatTGAGGTAAAGAAGATGGTAAAAGATATGGATAATGggtggcaaggcagcacagtggttagcactgttgattcgcagtgcaagggttccaggtttgattcctggtttgggtcactgtcagtgtggagtctgcacattctcccggtgtctgcgtgggtttccgccgggcgctcgggtttcctcccacaagtcccaaaagatgtgcttattcggtgaattggacattctgaattctccctctgtattcccaaacaggcgccggaatgtggcaactagggaatttccacagtagcgtcattgcagtgttaatgtaagcctacttgtgacaatattaaagattataaagtatacatggagctgatgcttcctctcgtGGGAATTTCAACCGAGTggtcatgatcttagaataagaggtagcaagttaaaaacagatttgaagagaaactacttctcccaaaggattgtgaatctgtggaattcgctaccccagagtgtggtggatgtagtgacagtgagtaaattcaaggaggagttagacagatatttaattggtgatgggttgaaggtttatggagaatgCTTTatggagaaagtggagttgaggccaggatggaatcagccatgatcacattgaagatgtTTAGGCGCGGGAGGCTAcatttcctactcctgctcctaggacaTGTGTTCTagcgaggagatgctctggctgattttgcaatcccgcTCTTGGTCTTTAGCATTGTAGGGagcagatgaggaaaatatcagctatgatagaatggtggagcagattcgatgggccaaatggcctaattcagctcctgtatcttatgaacttatgactgcagtaagaggtcttacaccaggttaaagtccttacacaggtttgtttcaaatcaatagctttcagagcactgctccttcctcctttaacctggtgttgtaagacttcttactgtgctcaccccagtccaatgccagcatctccatatcCGAACTTATGACTGTACaccaaatacttttcactgtacttcagtacatgtgacaataaaacaaatacaatACAAACAAGTCTTGTTTACCCATCCCCTGTGCTCACTTTCCTTTTAAGAAGTACCAAAAGTTGAAATTTCCCATTCTTCGATTCCTATAGTTGtgatcatcctgatctctgtaatctcctcacacaCCCCTTCAAGATCTCTGCACTAATTTAATTCTGGCCACTACAGCATACCTGATTTATTCGGTCCACCATTACTGGCCTTTTATCATTTGACTGGGccacaagctctggaatttcctccttcaaACTCtccgactctctcactcactttcctccattaagattctcctaatatctcctcatgttgctcagtgtcaattgttattttatAACGTTTCTCTGCGATGTGTTAAAATGCTTGATTTTGTCAAGGCACAATAAATacgaattattgtcactgccctggacATGTATCATTGTTCTGCCTCATAAAtaagaatttgtaactcagagtgaaacAGTCTGTCATGGTGAAACATTCCAAAAATATTGCAATGATGGCGACTGAGCatgcgctccgctgctgcccccaagACAGATGGTGGATGCGCGCGCGCATTGCTGCTCGTGCCCCAAGAACGTTGAcgaatgcgcatgcgcagcccctcgAGTACGCGCGAGAGAGATGGCCGCCATTTAGTCTCGTCTGTGAGAAAGCTGCAGGCCCCCCGCTCAGGTCCCCCCCGATACCGGTAGGATTTTCGGTTAATATAACATGTTTAAGAAGTGTGTCCAACGACGCGCCTAATTgagctctccctcggtcctgccatTCCCTCCTTTACGGATCATGCATCCGAGAAAGAACGCCGCCATTAATCgaactgcgcatgcttcactcggcccagtcccgcctcctcgttcactccgattggctggaggaccagccgaTTCCCACCGGCCTTTCGAATCCACCCCTTCACCCTATTGGTCAGGAGCTGCCGTCAGTCATtaccctggcattgtgaggtatcaggtgagaggtcagtgtcgggAGGCGGGGTTTACAAATCCTCAGTGCTGCCCGAGAGCTGAATGAaacaatgaatgaaaatcgcttattgtcacaagtaggcttcaaatgaagttactgtgaaaagcccctagtcgccacattccggcgcctgttcggggaggctggtacgggaattgaaccgtgctgctggtctgctttgaaagccagtgatttagcccagtgtgctaaaccagccccgatggacattctccactctcactatccgcTGCTTCTGGCTCCTCTCCGCAAACAACCTcgtagagaccggggggggggagagacactgatccagtgacaatgtcactgcattagtagAAAAGTCTAATGTAATCCCTCCTgttcaaaaagtaggaaactagttagttAAAGCCTGTAGTTGGGagactgttggaatccattattgaggaagtagtaaTTGGACTTTTGGAAAGCCaaaccgcaatccatcagagtcagtgtggcaatgaacggacatcgcgcgacaatcaccaggcaggaatgttcccttccagtcggggcagcagtcaagggcattcagcctctgatctctgggtaagcgttctccaaggtggccttcaggacgcgcgacaacgcagaatcgccgagcagaagcttatagccaagttccgcacacattagtgcggcctcaaccgggacctgggattcatgtcgcattacattcatcccccgccatctgacctgcgaaatcctaccaactgtcctggcttgacacaattcacacctctttaacctggggttaccccatctctggatctgtaaagatttaatcacctgctaatgctcgcattccaagcattgtctggcatctttgaatttggctatatatatgtttctggaacatacctcttcattcacctgaggaaggagcagcgctctgaaagctagtgacatcgaaacaaacctgttggactttcacctgatgttgtaagactttgtagtgtggttttgtaaagggtaaatcgtgtttgactcattttttggagttcttggaagatgtaacaagccaggcGGATAATGGGGGTACTGTAGATGTGTTTggacttccagaatacatttgataagatggaatttaacatgcataagtgtgaggttatcaattttggtcagaggaataaaaaggcaatttattatctaaatggagagaaactttagAGGACATTGGTTGGGTGTTGAATAAATATTTCACATCCGTCTCcagccaagagaatgaggagatagacttggaactcggggagagaaactgtgaggttcttgagcgaaTTGACAGAGGGAGTGACAAGACATTGGAAGTGTTGgcaagcttaaaagtggacaaatctccaggtctggatgaattgtgtcccaggatgctgtgggaggtgagattgcaggggccccgacccaaatttttaattgctCTTTGGCGACGAGGTCGGTGCTAGAGGACTGCAGATCAGCTAATatgatcccactatttaagaaaggttgtagagataagccagggaactaagtACCAGTGAGTCTCGCATCAGTGGTAGGGAACCTATCGGAGAAAATtcagaaggagagaatctatctccacttggagaggcaaggtttgatcaggaatagtcagcatggctttggcagcgggaggtcatgcctaacaaattttgattgattgattgacaccAGGTATGTCGATGGTGGTAGTGATgtagtttacatagatttcagcaaagcctttgccaagatcccacatgggagactttataaagaagacaaaTACACATGTGATACAGAGTAacatgataaggtggattcaaaattggcttggctgtaggagacagaggaagatgacagatggctgctttagtgtctggaagccagtgtccagtggcgtaccacagggatctgcgctgggtcccctgttgtttgtcatttatataaacggcaTAGATGACTATGTGTGGGGTAGAATCATTACCTTTGTGGATGTCACACAGCTTGGCctgatggttaacagtgaggttgagtgtctttggttacaggaagatatagacaggatggtcaaatgggcagaaacgtggcagatggaatttaaccctgaaaaatgtgaggtgacacactttggcaGGCGTAATTTGACAACGAAGcattcaatgaacggcatgacactggggcgtctgaggaacaaagggaccgtggTGAGTTTGTTCTGAGATCTCTGAAGgtggaaggacaggttaataggatggtgaaaaaggcatatgggacacttgtcctTTAGCAATTGCAGCATAGATGGGGTCGCAGTGACGTCTCGGACAGTGACGTCAGCCCTCAGACCACCTTCATGTTGAATTTAGCGTCATCCCCGTCGCCGCCTCTGCCGCCCCCGCCCGCGTGTGGCACGAAGTCGACATGGATGTTGTTGTGTTTGATGGGCCCGCTGGCCCGGCTCCAGATGAAGAGTAAAGTGAAGCAGAGCGACACCACGGTGAAGAATGAGGCGAAGCCCATGGTGGTGGCCACCAGCAGCGTGTGGGTGTCGAAGGGATATCCGGGCCGTAGGCCGGCCTTGGCCCGGGAGTCGGAGCACCCAGCCAGTCCCAGCTCCTGTAGCGAGAGCGGCCGCACCTGTAGCGAGGCCGAGCCGTGTCGTTGCCGCCGGCCTTGCGGGCCACACAGCGATAGGTGCCGGAGTCCATGCGGCGGACCGAGGTGATCTGCAGGCTGCCGTCTGGCAGGAGGCGGCTGCAGCCCACGGCGGGTCCGGAGAGGAgcgggggcgcggggggcaggCTGGGGTCCGGACGCCCAGGGAGGAGGCCGCGGTCCTCGGGGTTCAGGCCCAGATTTTCAGATACTAGGCCCAGGCCCCCGGGGAGGCTCATCCCCGCCCCGGGGAGGCTCATCCCCGCCTCGGGGTGGCCGAGCCGCTGGCGCCGTGGGTTGAGCCACAGGATGAGGGGCGGCGGCTGGCCGTCGGCCGAGCAGCGGAGGGTGACTGTCTGGCCCTCTCGGGCCTGCAGCCGCTGCGGCCTCTTGTCGTGGATGCGGGGCCGGCGGCAGCTGAAGGTGCTGGCAGGGAGGGAGCCGGCGGCCTCGGGCAGGCGGCGGCCGTGGAGGGACGGCGGGGAGGCACAGGTGGGCGGCTGGGGGCCCAGGAAGCGGAGGCGGTGGCGGACGATCCAGAGCAGGCGGCAGTCGCAGGCCAGTGGGTTGAGGCCGAGGCCCAGGCTCTGGAGGGAGGCCAGCGAGCGGAAGGCAGCAGCCGGCAAGCTGGCCAACTGATTGGCCGTGACGTCCAGCAGCCGGAAGTAGACGAGGCCGCGGAAGGCGGCGTCATGGATGATGCGCAGACGGCCGCCCACCAATCGCAGCTCCTCCAGGCGGGTTACGTGCTGCAGCAGCGCTCCGCGGATGGCACTGATGGGATTATAGGAGAGGTTGAGGAAGCGCAGGTAGGCCtgagtcctcaggctggcatggggGACAGTGCTGAGGTTGCAGTGGGTGATTGAGAGCCAAACCAAATTGAGGCCCTGGAGGCAGTCGGGGCCTAGTTGGGCCAGTGAGGCCCAGGAGTCGATTTCCAGCAGGCGGAGGCGggagaggtcctggaaggggcggCCGGGCAGGGCGGCGGCCTTGGGGAAGGCCAgcaggcggagggcggtcaggttgaggaggggggagagggcaggacCGGGTGGCCAGGTCAGCGCGGCACCACGGACGGTGAGTTGGTTGAGGCCGCTGAGGCCGGCCCAGGCTCGCGGGCCGGCCCAGGCCAGCTCGGGGGAGCCCAGGCTGAGGGTGCGCAGGGCGGCCAAGCCGCGGAAGGTGTGGTCGCCGAGCAGCAGCAGCGGGTTGCCGGCCAGCTCCAGGCTGCGCAGGGCGGCCAGGCCGCGGAGGGTTCCGGGCTGCAGGTAGCGCAGGAGGTTGTGGCCGAGGCCCAGGCGCTGCAGCCGCTCCAGGCCGCCCAgggcgccggcctccagctcccgcAGCCGGTTGTGGCTCAATTCCAGCTCCTCCAGCCGGCGGCTCAGGCCCCGTCCCGGGCCCCAGTCCAGCCACTCCAGCCGATTGTCACTTAGGTCCAGCGCCCGCGTGCCAGCCGGGATCCCCCGCGGCAGCGACTCCAGCCCCCGGGACGAGCAGCTCCCCGTCCGGTTCGGGCTCCAGCAGAGGCAGTCTGAGGGGCAGCCGAGCCCCGTacccaggaggaggagcagggggcctCACTGCCAGCAACAACGTCCTGCCCCACGGCCTGTAAAGCAAACAAaacagggggtcagtgaggggagctggaccccccagacacacacccacgcacaggacatctcccccacacacaggacacctccccagacacaaaccccacacaggacattgcccccagacacacacccacacacaggacacctccccagacacacaccccacacaggacacgtcccccacacacaggacacctcccctagaca
This portion of the Scyliorhinus torazame isolate Kashiwa2021f chromosome 5, sScyTor2.1, whole genome shotgun sequence genome encodes:
- the LOC140422611 gene encoding uncharacterized protein, which translates into the protein MQDILKQRFSEASTPGCVKKWDRSLGLCCIINRSRVKDCFLRLEDCLCWSPNRTGSCSSRGLESLPRGIPAGTRALDLSDNRLEWLDWGPGRGLSRRLEELELSHNRLRELEAGALGGLERLQRLGLGHNLLRYLQPGTLRGLAALRSLELAGNPLLLLGDHTFRGLAALRTLSLGSPELAWAGPRAWAGLSGLNQLTVRGAALTWPPGPALSPLLNLTALRLLAFPKAAALPGRPFQDLSRLRLLEIDSWASLAQLGPDCLQGLNLVWLSITHCNLSTVPHASLRTQAYLRFLNLSYNPISAIRGALLQHVTRLEELRLVGGRLRIIHDAAFRGLVYFRLLDVTANQLASLPAAAFRSLASLQSLGLGLNPLACDCRLLWIVRHRLRFLGPQPPTCASPPSLHGRRLPEAAGSLPASTFSCRRPRIHDKRPQRLQAREGQTVTLRCSADGQPPPLILWLNPRRQRLGHPEAGMSLPGAGMSLPGGLGLVSENLGLNPEDRGLLPGRPDPSLPPAPPLLSGPAVGCSRLLPDGSLQITSVRRMDSGTYRCVARKAGGNDTARPRYRPSSISIGTETRIINSTQNHTGISENWEIFRGQLTPTSGEIHQPPNVSNRLIGLMKAQCLIWEKVNQRTEIIQSKKRSKIMSQSVTGDQSVSSYH